The Flavobacterium sp. HJ-32-4 genome contains a region encoding:
- a CDS encoding DegT/DnrJ/EryC1/StrS aminotransferase family protein, with product MIKYSLASSTWDEKELQAIQSVIDKDMYTMGDAVKQFELDFAQFLGSKYCVMVNSGSSANLLAVAALFYTKVPKLQRGDEVIVPAVSWSTTYYPLHQYGLKLKFVDVDLHTLNFDLDQLRQAVTDKTKMIMAVNLLGNPNDFDAINAIIAGRDILLLEDNCESMGAEYKGKQAGTFGIMGTYSSFYSHHIATMEGGLVSTDDEELYHVMLSLRAHGWTRHLPKENRVSNKSDDWFEESFRFVLPGYNLRPVEMSGAIGVEQLRKLPGFLEKRRENAAYFCSLFADHPDFIIQKNIDNSSWFGFSFIIKPGSDKTRKEIVERLTAHQIDCRPIVTGDFTKNEVLRFFDYELFGEMKNASYLDKHGFFVGNHQIDLKEEITYLREVLS from the coding sequence ATGATTAAGTACTCGCTGGCGTCCTCTACCTGGGACGAAAAAGAATTGCAGGCAATTCAGTCGGTCATCGACAAAGACATGTATACCATGGGCGACGCCGTAAAGCAGTTTGAACTCGATTTCGCGCAGTTTCTGGGTTCAAAATACTGCGTTATGGTCAACTCCGGATCGTCGGCCAACCTGTTGGCGGTGGCGGCCTTGTTTTACACGAAGGTCCCGAAACTGCAGCGGGGCGACGAGGTGATTGTTCCGGCCGTATCCTGGTCAACGACGTATTACCCACTTCACCAGTATGGCCTGAAACTCAAATTTGTGGATGTCGACCTGCATACCCTGAACTTCGATCTCGACCAATTGCGTCAGGCGGTCACCGACAAAACGAAAATGATCATGGCCGTCAACCTGTTAGGCAATCCGAATGACTTCGATGCCATCAACGCCATCATTGCGGGCAGGGACATCCTGTTACTTGAAGACAACTGTGAGTCAATGGGCGCAGAATACAAAGGAAAACAGGCGGGTACGTTTGGGATCATGGGCACCTATTCTTCTTTTTATTCCCACCATATCGCAACGATGGAAGGCGGTTTGGTTTCAACCGATGACGAAGAACTCTATCATGTCATGCTCTCGCTAAGGGCCCATGGATGGACACGTCACCTTCCGAAAGAAAACCGGGTTTCAAATAAAAGTGATGATTGGTTCGAAGAGTCGTTTCGGTTTGTGTTGCCGGGCTATAACCTACGGCCCGTTGAAATGAGTGGCGCCATTGGTGTCGAACAACTTAGGAAGCTTCCGGGTTTTCTGGAAAAACGTCGCGAAAATGCAGCCTATTTCTGCTCGCTTTTTGCCGATCACCCCGACTTCATCATCCAAAAAAACATCGATAACAGCAGTTGGTTCGGATTTAGTTTCATCATCAAACCAGGCTCTGACAAAACCCGAAAAGAGATTGTAGAACGCCTTACGGCACATCAAATCGACTGTCGTCCCATCGTCACCGGTGACTTTACCAAAAATGAAGTGTTACGTTTCTTCGACTATGAATTGTTCGGCGAGATGAAAAATGCCTCCTATCTGGATAAGCATGGGTTTTTTGTAGGTAACCATCAAATCGACCTCAAAGAGGAAATCACGTATCTTCGAGAGGTCCTTTCGTAG
- a CDS encoding GDP-L-fucose synthase — MKIFLTGAGGMVGRNILEHPSAAGVTFLTPSRTEVNLEDYDAVYTFIREQKPDLVIHAAGRVGGIQANMAHPVDFLVQNLDMGRNVIMAAKNAGVPRLLNLASSCMYPREAINPLGEDLVLKGELEPTNEGYAIAKIVATRLCEYISREHPSLLYKTVIPCNLYGRYDKFAPEHSHMVPAVIRKIHFAAANGQSEIDIWGDGMSRREFMYAGDLADFVFFALDRFEKLPQNLNVGLGHDFTINQYYEAIAHEIGYRGRFIHDLSKPTGMRQKLVDTTLLKQLGWQPETSLPEGIRKTYDYFKNRILHD; from the coding sequence ATGAAAATCTTTCTTACCGGCGCGGGCGGGATGGTCGGGCGCAACATCCTGGAGCATCCGTCAGCCGCTGGTGTTACTTTTCTGACGCCTTCGCGCACGGAAGTCAATTTGGAAGACTATGATGCCGTGTATACCTTTATCCGCGAACAAAAGCCGGACCTTGTTATCCATGCGGCCGGACGTGTGGGTGGTATCCAGGCGAACATGGCGCATCCCGTCGATTTCCTGGTGCAAAACCTCGACATGGGACGAAATGTCATCATGGCGGCCAAGAACGCAGGCGTGCCGCGTTTGCTGAATCTGGCAAGTTCGTGTATGTATCCGCGGGAAGCCATAAATCCGTTAGGGGAAGACCTCGTGCTGAAAGGCGAACTGGAGCCTACCAATGAAGGATATGCTATCGCGAAAATCGTGGCGACGCGCTTGTGTGAATACATCTCACGGGAGCATCCCTCCCTTCTCTACAAAACAGTTATTCCATGTAATCTCTATGGCCGATACGATAAGTTCGCGCCAGAGCACTCCCATATGGTTCCGGCGGTAATCCGTAAAATCCACTTTGCTGCGGCCAACGGACAATCGGAAATCGATATCTGGGGAGACGGTATGTCACGCCGGGAGTTTATGTATGCCGGCGATTTGGCTGATTTTGTCTTCTTTGCGCTTGACCGTTTCGAAAAGTTGCCTCAGAACCTCAACGTGGGACTTGGGCACGACTTCACAATCAACCAGTATTATGAGGCCATTGCACACGAAATAGGGTACCGTGGCCGTTTCATACATGACCTTTCAAAACCAACCGGAATGCGGCAAAAACTGGTCGACACCACCCTATTGAAACAATTGGGGTGGCAGCCAGAAACTTCCTTACCGGAAGGCATTCGAAAAACATACGATTATTTCAAAAACCGCATCTTACATGATTAA